A region from the Onychomys torridus chromosome 22, mOncTor1.1, whole genome shotgun sequence genome encodes:
- the Tfr2 gene encoding LOW QUALITY PROTEIN: transferrin receptor protein 2 (The sequence of the model RefSeq protein was modified relative to this genomic sequence to represent the inferred CDS: deleted 1 base in 1 codon): protein MDQLWGLLQRAHQWSPRPSQTIYKRVEGPDLGHLKEEDRVEEAELPVQFCPMELKVSEPLGSRPRKSAPIPWAAAGRKAAPYLILITLLIFTGAFLLGYVTFRGSCQACGDSVLMVGEDVNAELGLNSGQGTLYLSDLQAMFLRFLGEGHLEDTIRVTTLRERIAGSTMMATLVQDILDIFSSQKLDHVWTDTHYVGLQFPDLAHPNTLHWVDAAGSAQEQLPLEDPEVYCPYSATGNATGKLVYAHYGRREDLQELRAQGVELAGSLLLVRAGITSFAQKVAIAQDFGVQGVLLYPDPADFSQGPHKPGLPSYRAVYGHVHLGTGDPYTPGFPSFNQTQFPPVESSGLPSILAQPISANVAVRLLRKLKGPVAPQEWKGHLSGSPYRLGPGPALRLVVNNHRASTPISNIFACIEGFAEPDHYVVIGAQRDAWGPGAAKSAVGTAILLELVQTFSSMVSNGFRPRRSLLFISWDGGDFGNVGSMEWLEGYLSVLHLKAVVYVSLDNSVLGDGKFHAKTSPLLISLIENILKQVDSPNHSGQTLYDQVVFTNPNWDAEVIRPLPMDSSAYSFTAFAGVPAVEFSFTEDDRVYPFLHTKEDTYENLHKVLRGRLPAVAQAVAQLAGQLLVRLSHDHLLPLDFGRYGDVVLRHIGNLNEFSGDLKARGLTLQWVYSARGDYIRAAEKLRKEIYSSEQSDERLMRMYNVRIMRVEFHLLSQYVSPADAPFRHIFLGQGDHTLGALLDHLRMLRSNASKATSPGLASGLGFQESRFRRQLALLTWTLQGAANALSGDVWNIDNNF, encoded by the exons ATGGACCAACTTTGGGGTCTACTGCAGAGAGCG CATCAGTGGTCCCCAAGACCCTCTCAGACCATCTATAAACGTGTGGAAGGTCCTGATCTGGGGCACCTGAAGGAGGAAGACAGGGTGGAGGAGGCAGAGCTGCCTGTCCAGTTCTGCCCCATGGAACTCAAGGTCTCTGAGCCCTTAGGCTCCCGTCCCAGGAAGTCAGCTCCCATCCCCTGGGCTGCAGCAGGTCGAAAGGCCGCCCCCTATCTGATCCTGATCACCCTGTTGATCTTCACTGGGG CCTTCCTCCTGGGCTATGTGACCTTTCGAGGGTCCTGCCAGGCATGCGGGGACTCCGTGTTGATGGTCGGCGAGGATGTCAACGCCGAGCTGGGCCTCAACTCCGGCCAGGGCACGTTGTACCTGAGTGACCTCCAGGCCATGTTTCTTCGGTTCCTTGGGGAGGGGCACCTGGAGGACACTATCAG GGTGACCACCCTCCGGGAACGCATAGCCGGCTCAACCATGATGGCCACTCTGGTCCAAGACATCCTCGATATATTCTCAAGCCAGAAGCTGGACCACGTGTGGACTGACACTCACTACGTGGGGCTTCAGTTCCCGGACCT GGCTCACCCTAACACCTTGCACTGGGTGGATGCAGCCGGGAGCGCCCAGGAGCAGCTGCCGCTGGAGGATCCGGAAGTCTACTGTCCCTACAGCGCCACTGGCAATGCCACG GGCAAGCTGGTGTACGCCCACTACGGGCGGCGAGAGGATCTGCAGGAGCTGAGAGCCCAGGGCGTGGAGCTGGCCGGCAGCCTCCTGCTAGTGCGCGCTGGGATTACCAGCTTCGCCCAGAAG GTAGCCATTGCCCAGGACTTTGGGGTCCAAGGAGTACTGTTATACCCCGACCCAGCAGACTTCTCCCAGGGCCCTCACAAGCCAGGTCTGCCCAGCTACCGGGCCGTATATGGACAC GTGCACCTCGGAACTGGAGACCCTTACACGCCCGGCTTCCCTTCCTTCAATCAAACCCAGTTCCCGCCGGTAGAGTCATCAGGGCTTCCCAGCATCCTTGCCCAGCCCATCAGTGCCAACGTTGCTGTACGTCTGCTCAG GAAACTCAAAGGCCCGGTGGCCCCCCAGGAATGGAAAGGACACCTGTCAGGCTCTCCGTATCGGCTGGGACCTGGGCCAGCCCTGCGCCTTGTGGTCAACAACCATAGAGCCTCTACTCCCATCAGTAACATCTTTGCCTGCATTGAAGGCTTCGCAGAACCAG ATCACTACGTTGTTATCGGGGCCCAGAGGGATGCGTGGGGCCCAGGAGCAGCCAAATCTGCAGTGGGGACTGCCATCCTGCTGGAACTGGTTCAGACCTTTTCCTCCATGGTCAGCAATG GGTTCAGACCTCGAAGAAGTCTCTTGTTCATCAGCTGGGACGGAGGTGACTTTGGCAATGTGGGATCCATGGAGTGGTTGGAG GGCTACCTCAGCGTTCTACACCTCAAAGCCGTAGTATACGTGAGCCTGGACAACTCAGTGTTGG gaGATGGCAAATTTCACGCCAAGACCAGCCCCCTCCTGATCAGCCTCATTGAGAACATCCTGAAGCAG GTGGATTCCCCTAACCACAGCGGACAGACGCTCTATGATCAAGTGGTGTTCACCAATCCCAACTGGGATGCCGAAGT GATTCGGCCCCTGCCCATGGACAGCAGTGCATATTCCTTCACGGCTTTTGCGGGGGTCCCAGCTGTGGAGTTCTCCTTCACGGAG GATGATCGTGTGTACCCATTCCTGCACACGAAGGAGGACACGTATGAGAATCTGCATAAGGTGCTGCGAGGTCGCCTGCCCGCCGTGGCCCAGGCGGTGGCTCAGCTGGCAGGCCAGCTCCTCGTCCGACTAAGCCACGATCATCTGCTGCCGCTCGACTTTGGCCGCTATGGGGATGTGGTCCTCAGGCACATCGGCAACCTCAACGAGTTCTCTGGGGACCTCAAG GCCCGCGGACTGACTCTGCAGTGGGTGTACTCCGCGAGAGGGGACTACATCCGGGCGGCGGAGAAGCTGCGGAAGGAGATTTACAGCTCCGAGCAGAGCGACGAGCGTCTGATGCGCATGTACAACGTGCGCATCATGAGG GTGGAATTCCACCTCCTGTCCCAGTACGTGTCGCCAGCTGAC GCCCCATTCCGCCACATCTTCCTGGGCCAAGGCGACCACACTTTGGGTGCCCTGCTCGATCACCTGCGGATGCTGCGCTCCAATGCCTCCAAGGCCACCTCTCCCGGGTTGGCATCAGGTCTGGGCTTCCAGGAGAGCCGCTTCCGGCGCCAGCTGGCGCTGCTCACGTGGACGCTGCAGGGGGCAGCCAACGCGCTCAGCGGCGACGTGTGGAACATTGACAATAACTTTTGA